The DNA region TCTAATAATTGCCTAACTTTTTCACTGTTCCAATTTGCAGCAGTATATTCAGATAAGGCAATTTTTCCGTTTTTGTCCAAGATAAAAGTTGTTGGAATAGTTGATACTTCTATTTGCTTTGGTGGTTTTGACAACTGATTGTATGTAGGGAAATCGTAATCGTTCTTAGTATAAAATTTCTCCACTTTACCTTTACTATCGGTTGTTATAAAAAGGAATACCATTTTATTTTTATAATCTCCATACAAACTATTTATCATAGGCATTTCTGCGATACAAGGCGGACACCAAGTTGCCCAATAGTTTATGAAAACTACCTTACCTTTTAAAGACTCCAAATTTATATCATTGGCGGCAACAATACCTTTTAAGCTTAAGTCATAAGTATCTAAAGCTATTCTTTCTTCTGGTTTATCAACTGATGGTGAAAACACCAATGTTTTTACATAAGCAAAACCTTGATTAAACTTTGCTCTGAAACCCAAACTAAAAGGTGTAAAAAGGAAAATTATAAATCCAAAAAATAAGATATTATATAGTGTCTTTTTGTTAAACTGCATAAATTAGAATATTTAACTATTAGTTGTAAATCTATTACAATCTTACAAAAATCAATAAAAAAAAGGTGCAACAAATGTTACACCTTTAACTAACTCAAAATTTATTATCTATCTTGTTACAGTTCCTGAAGGAAACGAAGCGTTATCAAAAGCCAAATCATAAGCAGTTGGAGCGGTATCATTCCCTGCAGTACCTTTTAAAGGTTTTAATAAGAAAGGTGTTGGTGAATTATCTGGTGATGGTTCAACAGAAATTACAACTGTTTTTCCTCTAATATCCAATGGGAATGTAAATCCGCTAGGAGCATTATTAAAAAAGTCTTCACCAGGAATTGGTGGTCCTGCATTTTCAGTTCCACTGAAAGAAGTAGCGTCACCAGCATTTTCGTCAGCTACATCAAAAGCTGTAAACGTTCCAGTAGATAAAGGTCCTTGTCCATCAACAACTACCCAGCCTTCATACTTCCAGCCTGCTTCAAGTGCCGGCAATGTAAACGCTGGAGATGGTGGTGCTCCTGGAGTGCCAAACCAAATTCCACTTTCGTCATTACCATTATTGCCTGTTGCTTCATCAGTTGGAGATCTTAAAAAGAATTTTCCTGCTGGTGTAGCCGTTGTAAAATCTCCGACAGTACCAACAGAAACTGATGCACTGTTACCTGAAAAATCCCCTATAACCAATTTAGTATCAGAAGGAGTGGCAGCAGCTGTTCCAGTTTCTCCAGCTGGTTCAATACTTAAAACAAATTTGGTAGCCGCATCTAATTGCGTAGCATCTACAGAAAAAGTTTGACCAGTGGTTACGTCTGAAAAAGTACCAGTACTTACAGGAGCACCATTTACAATTATCCAACCTTCATAAACATAATCTGAACCTAAGCCTTCCAGACCAGTTATGTTAACTGTTAAATTTTTCTTGGAAGGTACATTGTCATCATCATTGTCACATGATGTAAATAGCAAACTAAAAGTTGCTAATGCTAAAAATAATTTTTTTCTTGTCATAATAGAATTTTTTTGTTAATAATTAATCTAAAGTAATATCTGAACCTTAAGATATTCTCAAGACGCTTTAAAAATAATTATATGACAAATTTATGGTAGGAGTATTTTATAAAATGTTAGCCAGCTAACATTAGGCAACTTTTTTTAAAATTCTTATTTCTTTTCTATGAAAACTTAAGAATTTTTCATTTTTTAATTCATTAAGAATAATATTAAGCGTAGGTCTTGAAGTGCCAATTAACGAAGCAATATCTTTTTGTGTATAGGGGTGATGAATAACTTTATCTCCAGTAGTTTCACAATCATATCCATAATCTTCGCAAAGCTCGTCTAAAAACTCTAATAGCCTAGTTTTAGTATCTTTAAACAGCAATAATTGAATTCTACGCTCTAATTTCTTTACACGAAAACCAATAAACTTATAAATTTTAAGACTAACTGATATGTTATCCCTCATTAATTCGAAGAGCGTATCTTTTGATACTGGACAAATAGAAGTAGTATTATCAATAGACTGTGCAAATTCATTTCTTTTATCATCTCCTAAAATAGCTTTTTCTCCAAAAATTTCTCCTCTGGTTAAAATAGCACTGATAATTTCTTCTCCATCTTCGGTATAATGACCAATTTTAACCTTTCCTTTATCAATTAGATAAATTTTATTGGCTGAGTCTTCCTCAAAATAAATATAATCGCTTTTTTTATATGTACTTAGTTTATGATCTTTAGTATATGCAGGATATTTATGCGGACATAAAATTTTAAAGAGGTTTACATCATCAAAAAACCAAACATTAGTATTCATAATTATAGTATTCTTTCGACGGATTTTTAGTCGCTAAGAAGTAATATTTCTTACAAAGAAAATAAAAAAAGTAGACCATAAGCCGGATTCTGTAATTCAGTTTTGCTGAAACCCTTATCATTTATCTACATTATACATTACTGTATAACTTTAGCTGTTCACCCCTTGGAATTGGACGCGTAACCCTTACCCTTTCGGGACTCCAATATACGTAACATTGCATCTCATAGAGTTTACCTGATTTCACTACAGCCTAACTGTACTTGCTTTCTGTTGCACTTGTCCTCGGTTTGCACCGGACGGATGTTATCCGCTATGATACGCTACGATGTCCGGACTTTCCTCCTCCGAATATTCGAAGGCGATAAGGTAGCCTACTTTGTTGCAAAAGTAGAGTTAAAAATATTGTTTTAAAAAAAATCCCACTCCTTAATTAAAAAGAGTGGGAAAATTGCTATGAAAAAGAAATATTACTGAACTATTGCTCAGCAATACAAATATAATAACGCAATCTGTATTTTTTTATTGCAGAACCTAAACAATTATTTAGAATACTTCTAAACGAATAAACAACTAATTGTTAATCAGAACTTTAAAAATTGTTAAAAAAAGATATTTATAAAAAAACCCACTCTAAATTAGAGTGGGAAAATTGCTATGAAAAAGAAAAAGTGTTGAATTTTATAATTCAACAGCACAAATATATAAATTATATTAATAAAAACCGTTAAATTTTATCAAATAAATAAATTTACGGTTTCTTAACTATCAAGAAAACATATCCTTAACCTTTTCAAAAAATGATTTATCAGAGTTTGTAGGAATCGGAGCAAAATGTTCGTCATCTTTCATTGTTTCAAAAAACGCTTTTTGGTCTTTAGATAGACTTTTGGGTGTCCAAACGTTTACATGAATTAATAAATCGCCTTTACCGTATCCTTCCAAACTTGGTAATCCTTTACCTCGTAAACGTAATATTTTACCAGACTGCGTACCTGCTTCAATTTTAATTCTGACCTTGCCTGTTAAAGTATCAATTTCTTTACTTTCCCCTAAAACAGCTTCAGGAATACTTATATACATATCATAATGCAAATTATTTCCTTCGCGTTTTAACTTGTCATGCGGAATTTCTTGAATAACCACAAGTAAGTCTCCAGAAACGCTATTACCTGGTGCTTCGTTACCTTTTCCTGATACTTTTAATTGTACACCATCAACAACACCTGGTGGAATTTTAATAGAAACACTTTCTTCTTTTTCCACTAAACCTTGTGCATTAGAACCGCTTGGCCTACTATCAATCATTTCACCGGCACCTTGGCAGGTGGGACAAGTAGTAGCAGTCTGCATTCTTCCTAAAATAGTATTGGTAACTCTAGTAACCTGACCCTGGCCATTGCATGTATTACAGGTTTTATAAGTAACTCCTTTGGCTTTAACCAAACGTTTTACTTTTACCTTTTTCTCAACACCATTAACAATTTCTTCTAATGTTAATTTTACACGAATTCTGAGATTACTACCTTTTACTCTAGTTCCGCCTCTACTTCTACCGCCACCGCCAAAACCTGAAAATCCACCACCGCCACCAAAAGCACCTCCAAAAATATCGCCAAATTGGCTAAAGATATCTTCCATATTCATACCGCCACCACCAAAACCACCTTGACCGCCTTCAAAAGCAGAATGCCCAAATTGATCATAACGAGCTTTTTTATCGGGATTACCTAAAATTTCATAAGCTTCAGCAGCTTTTTTAAAGTTTTCCTCAGCAGTTTTATCATCCGGATTTTTATCAGGATGATATTTAATAGCCATCTTACGATATGCTTTTTTTATTTCAGCACTTGATGCACTTTTATCTACACCTAGTATTTTGTAATAATCTTCTTTCATGGTATTTTTTTATTGCCCTATAACAACCTTAGGATAACGAATAATCTTCTCTCCCAATTTGTAACCTTTCTCAGTTACGTCAATAACTTTACCTTTTAATTTTTTTGAAGGAGCGGGTATTTGAGTAATAGCTTCATGTATTTCAGCATCAAATTTATCTCCTTTTTTCACTTTCATTTTTGCCAATCCTTTTTGCTCCAACGTTTTTACCAACTTTTGATAAATTAATAACACTCCTTTGCGTAATTCTTCTGCCTCTTTATCATCTTCAATATGTGTTAAGGCACGTTCAAAATCATCTAAAACCGGCAATAAGGCTGTCATTACTTCTTGATTGGCAGTTTTAAACAATTCTATTCTTTCTCTTGAAGTTCTTTTTTTATAATTTTCAAACTCAGCAAACAAACGTAAATACTTGTCCTTCTCTTGTTGGATCAATTCTTCGGTTGTTGGCTTTTCCTCCTCTTGCTCAATATTTTCATTGGCTTCAGCCTGTTCCTCTTGTAATTGCTCAGTATCTTGTATATCTTCTTGGTTTTTCTTTTCTTCAGTACTCATTTCTATGAATATTTTACATTAAAATTTAGTTTGCAAAAGTACTGCCAATTCCTTTAAAATGCCATAATGTCAGCAGAATTATTTTTGTGAAAGTATCTTAATGGGAAAAGTCTATAATTATCAAGCTTACAAAGGCGACAAAATAGTTATAAGTAAATATGTACTTAGCTCTTGCTATACTTTTGAAAAATTGATAAAACCAAAAATTCCAACCTTAACTCAATAAAATTGGAATTTCATTCAATTAGTATTTTATCTTAAACTATTCTACTCTGATAATTTTAGCTCCAATAGCTTGTAAACGCTCATCGATACGTTCGTAACCTCTATCAATTTGTTCAATATTATGGATGGTCGAAGTACCTTTTGCCGAAAGTGCGGCAATTAACAAGGAAACCCCAGCTCTAATATCTGGAGAAGTCATTGTAGTTGCTTTAAGATCAGATTCAAAGTTATGCCCGATTACAGTAGCACGGTGCGGATCACATAAAATAATTTTTGCACCCATATCTATTAGTTTATCGACAAAGAACAAACGACTTTCGAACATTTTTTGATGGATTAGTAAACTACCGTTTGCTTGTGTAGCCACAGTCAAAATAATACTTAATAAATCTGGTGTAAATCCAGGCCATGGTGCATCAGAAACCGTAAGAATCGATCCATCAATATAATTTTGTACTGTGTAACCATCTTTATGCTCAGGTATATGAATATCTTCGCCTTGACGCTCGACAGTAATTCCTAATTTTCTAAAAACGTTAGGTATTACACCTAAGTCATCCCAACTTACACCTTTTATTGTAAGCTCACTTTTTGTCATAGCAGCAAGACCAATCCAACTACCAATTTCAATCATATCTGGTAGCATTTTATGAGTTGTACCTCCTAAAGATTTTACACCTTCAATATGTAACATATTAGAACCTAAACCTGTAATTTTGGCTCCCATCCTATTCAACATTTTACATAATTGCTGTAAATAAGGTTCACACGCTGCATTATAAATTGTAGTTTTTCCTTCTGCTAATACCGCTGCCATAACTATGTTTGCCGTTCCTGTTACAGAGGCTTCATCCAAAAGCATATAAGCACCTTTCAGTGTTTTAGCTTCAACACCATAAAAATGATCTTCTTTATTAAAACGGAACTTTGCTCCCAGCTTCATAAAACCTTCAAAGTGTGTATCTAAACGTCTTCTCCCTATTTTGTCACCACCGGGTTTAGGTATATAGCCCTTACCAAAACGAGCTAGCAGAGGGCCTACAATCATTATTGAACCACGTAATCCTGCACCATCAACCCTAAATCGTTCAGATTCCAAGTATTTTAAATTAATATCATCCGCTTGAAAAGTGTATGAACCTTGTCCGTTCTTTTGAATTTTTACACCAAAATTTTCTAATAAATTGATCAACTTGTTTACATCAACAATATCTGGAATATTAGAAATTGTAACTTTTTCTGGTGTTAATAATACTGCACATAAAATCTGTAAAGCTTCATTTTTTGCACCTTGAGGTGTAATCTCCCCCTTTAGTTTATGACCGCCTTCTATTTTAAAAGTACCCATTTATTTAGTGGTTAGTGGTTAGTGGTTAGTGGTTAGTGAATTTTAGTTTATTCATTTTTTGCAAGTCGAAAGCAACTATTCTCACTAAAGACCGTCAACTGCCGACATAAAACTACCTTTTTCTACGCCCTTTATTTGAATTGTTTTTATTCTTACTTTTATTTGAAGGTTTTTTTCTTAATAAATTTTTACTTTCAGATAATGTTTCATCTTCAATTGATAAATCTATTTTCCCTCCAGATAATTCCTTTAAGTGTTTAAAAATAATTATATCTTCAACTGTATCCTTATTCCAATTGAGGTAACATTTTTTCATATGATTGGCAATAGTAAAAACAAGTGCTTCTTTCAGTTCACCATCTTCCCAAGTTAACGCCGTATCTATCATAGTCTGAATATTATGACCATAAAACTTGTATTTTGAAGCCGATTTTGGATAATTTAACTTTTCAGGATGGGCAGAAAGTTCTTCTTTTGAAGGTGTGGGATAAGGTGAGTCCGCATCCAATTTAAAATCGGACATTATAAAAAGCTGATCCCATAATTTGTGTTTGAAATCGGGTACATCTCTTAAATGCGGCTGTAAGTTACCCATGACATCTATAATGGCATTTGCCATCTCGTTACGTTTCTCTTTTGGTTCTAATTGAACACAATGATTAACCAATTTTTGAACATGTCTTCCATATTCTGGTATAATTAAATGTTCTCGTTCTGAATTGTATTCTAAATCGTAATCAATCATATTTTTATGTGTGTAGTATCCTTAACGGATATTTTTAAAAAGTATTTTTAGTTTGCAAATAAACAATTTTGAATAAAACATAGTGTTTTACCCTAAAATCTTAAGTTTGGCAAATTGCAATAATAATTTTTTATTTCCAACAGAATCAAAGTTTATTTCTGCTTTTTTATTTGAGCCAACCCCTTCAAGGTTAATTACTTCTCCTTTTCCAAATTTAGTATGTTCAACCACATTACCCACGGTGATATTACTATCAAATAAGTTTTGACTGATATTACTAACTTTTTTTAGGTTTTTTGGAGTACTAATTTGAATTGTATCAGGCGTTGATTTTTGTTTGGATTTTGGCTTTATGGTATTTCGTTGTACTGGTTTTTTAAACCGAACTTTATCTTTAGGAACATCTCCAAAAATATCTTCATTTATAAATTTATTGATATTTGGCGATACTTTTGGTACCATAAAATCGATATACTTATCGTCAATTTCCTCCAAGAATCGGCTAGGCTCGCAATCCACTAATTTACCCCAACGGTAACGCGAATGTGCGTAAGATAAATAGGCTTGTTTTTCAGCTCTAGTCAAGGCTACATAAAATAAACGTCGTTCTTCTTCAAGTTCACTACGTGTATTCATACTCATCGCAGACGGAAATAAGTTTTCCTCTAAACCAACAATGTAAACATATTGGAATTCCAATCCCTTTGCCATGTGAACCGTCATTAAGGAGACACTATCTACATGTTTATCTTTTTCATTATCTAAATCAGTTGCTAAAGCAACATCTTCCAGAAAATAAGCTAACGAAATATCAGTTCTGCGTTCTTCACCATCTTCTGATTCTTCATTTTGTTCATCAATAAAATCTTTAACACCATTTAATAATTCTTGAACATTTTCAACTCTGCTAACTGCTTCTGGTGCGGCGTCTTTTTCTAATTCCTTAATTATTTTGGTTTGTTTTACCACAAAATCAGCAATTTCAAAAGCATTTTTTGTTTGGGCTTCTATCTGAAAACTCTTTATCATGGTTACAAAATTCTGTAACTTTAATTTTGTACCTCCATTTATTTTTATATCAACTTTATCAAGACTTTCCAGTATTTCAAAAATGGATTTCTCATAATGATTCGCAGCTACACTTAATCTTTCAACTGTGGTTTGCCCAACACCCCTAGCGGGATAATTGATTACACGTTTTAAGGCTTCTTCGTCGTTCGGATTTACAATCAAACGTAAATAAGACAATACATCTTTAATTTCTTTACGTTGGTAAAAGGATAGCCCACCATAAATTCGGTATTTGATGTCTTTCTTACGCAAAGCGTCCTCTATAGCACGTGATTGCGAATTTGTTCTGTATAAAACGGCAAAGGATTCATTTTTAAGCTGATGGTTCATCTTGTTCTCAAAAATAGAATTGGCCACAAAACGACCTTCTTCACCCTCTGAAAGAGTCCGCATTATTTTTACTTTTTCACCCTTCACATTGTCCGTCCAAATTTCCTTATCTAGCTTGGTTTTGTTTTTATCGATTACGCTATTGGCAGCCTGTACAATATTGCTTGTAGAACGGTAATTTTGTTCCAATTTAAAAATCTTGACTTCTTCGTAATCACGTTGAAAATTGAGAATATTTTGAATATTTGCACCCCTAAAGGCATAAATACTTTGGGAATCGTCTCCGACTACACAAATATTCTGAAAACGATCTGCCAAGGCTCTGACAATTAAATATTGTGAGTGATTGGTATCTTGATACTCGTCAACCATTATGTATCTGAATCGATCTTGATATTTTGCCAACACATCAGGAAAACGGGTCAAAAGCTCATTAGTTCGCAATAATAAGTCATCAAAATCCATGGCACCTGCCTTAAAACAACGCTCTACATATTGATGATAAATTTCGCCAATCTTAGGGCGATTTGCCATTTTATCAGTCTCTTGCAATTCAGAATTATTGTAATAGGCTTTTACTGTAATCAAGCTATTTTTAAAAGATGAAATACGGCTGAACACCTGTTTGGGTTTATACCTGTCTTTATCCAATTGCATTTCTTTTATGATAGATAATATCAAACGAACAGAATCCTGAGTATCGTAAATCGTAAAATTTCTTGGAAAACCCAATTTATCTGCCTCTGAGCGTAAAATCCTTGCAAAAACGGAATGGAACGTACCCATCCATAGATTTTTTGCTTCGCTATCGCCCACCATTCGGGCAATTCTATTTTTCATTTCTCTGGCTGCCTTGTTGGTAAAGGTCAATGCCAAAATACTAAATGCATCTACACCTTGGTTCATTAAATGAGCAATACGATAGGTAAGCACACGAGTTTTACCAGAGCCCGCACCTGCAATAATTATCATAGCACCGTCTTTATGCAAGACAGCTTCTTTTTGAGCCTCATTTAATTGATTAAGATAATTGGTCACAAATGCAATTTTTTTCTGTGCTTCAAAAATACAATTGTAATTGCGTTATCACAATTTTATTGGGAAAAGATTTATAACTTTTCAAAGCAATTTAGTTTTTATCCGATTTGAATAAAAAAGTTTGTAAATTTGAGTGTCTAAACACCCAAATAGTAAACCAATGATATTAAATAAAAAGATTAGGAGTTTTAATTATTCAATAATTTTTATACTTCTTTTATTTCCATCAATTACACTTCCAATTAACAACATACATTATAGCAACACTTTAGATACTTATGATAATTTAAGCCCTAATAACGAAAAAACAATACCAATTAATGGGGATATTACAGAAATTAAACCTTTTGAAAAGAAGCTAAGTGAGGTAACACCAACAAATTCTAGTGATAAACAAGCAATTGACATTGTAAATAAAACAATTAATAAATATGAATCTACAAATAGTACTGCTCTGTATGGCAGAGCCTTATACAGACAAAGGTCTAAAAACGATGATTCGTTTTCTGAATTTGCTGAAATAATTTATGATGTAAATTTTGATAATGATGGAATTATTGATTGGGATATTTATGAAGGTAGATATGCTCAAAAAAAAGAAACTATAAATAATAAAAATTTTACCTTATTATCAAAAATACTAAGAGTTTATCAACCAAATAGTGATATTCTTATTTTCCCATTAATAAAAGAGTTTGAAGAATATTACACCGTAAACATTTTAAATACAACTAATACTAAAAACGGCGAATTAGTTACCATAAGTTTTACTCCTTTAAATGACTTAAAAACGCCTACAGTCCAAGCAAATGTTGTAATAAATACTAAGTCATTTGATGTTATAAAAGTTGAAGGAACTCTTAATAATGATGAAATCAAAATTATTACTTTAGGAGATAAAGATGCTCATAAAAAAAACTACCTATTAAATTTTGAAATTTCCTACAAACAAGATGATTCATATGGCTTGGTCTTAGATTATATTAATGTAAATCATGAATTTGATTATTATAAAGAAAACACACTTTTAAGCCATCTTTATGCCACTTCAACTCTCCGTTTTTTTGAATATTACAATGAAATTCCCAACACAAAAAAATCTAAATCTAAGTTAAGTAATCTAAATAAACTTGGTATAGTTGGGTATAATAAATCTTTTTGGAATACCAATCCAATGATTAAAAGAACAGAAACTGACAATGAAATAATTGAAAATTTTGAAAAATTAAACGCTTTTAAAGCTGTATTTATTAATTCTAAAGAGCAAATAGCGATTGTTAATTCAGGTATTTCAAATGATCCTTTTATTCAAAAAATTAATTCAACCATAAGTGATCATTATAAGAATAATCTAACTCAGAAAGTTTTTTTACATACCGATAAAAACAACTATTCAAAAGAAAATAAAATTTACTTTAGTGCATATGTTACCTCAGAAAAGGAGGATCTTATTTTTAATAAAAAAGATGTGTTGTATGTAGATTTAATAAAAAGTGGAAAAATCGTAGCTTCAAAAGTGCTGAAAATAACTAACGGAAGAGGGTATGGT from Aureibaculum sp. 2308TA14-22 includes:
- a CDS encoding TlpA family protein disulfide reductase encodes the protein MQFNKKTLYNILFFGFIIFLFTPFSLGFRAKFNQGFAYVKTLVFSPSVDKPEERIALDTYDLSLKGIVAANDINLESLKGKVVFINYWATWCPPCIAEMPMINSLYGDYKNKMVFLFITTDSKGKVEKFYTKNDYDFPTYNQLSKPPKQIEVSTIPTTFILDKNGKIALSEYTAANWNSEKVRQLLDDLIEEK
- a CDS encoding anti-sigma factor produces the protein MTRKKLFLALATFSLLFTSCDNDDDNVPSKKNLTVNITGLEGLGSDYVYEGWIIVNGAPVSTGTFSDVTTGQTFSVDATQLDAATKFVLSIEPAGETGTAAATPSDTKLVIGDFSGNSASVSVGTVGDFTTATPAGKFFLRSPTDEATGNNGNDESGIWFGTPGAPPSPAFTLPALEAGWKYEGWVVVDGQGPLSTGTFTAFDVADENAGDATSFSGTENAGPPIPGEDFFNNAPSGFTFPLDIRGKTVVISVEPSPDNSPTPFLLKPLKGTAGNDTAPTAYDLAFDNASFPSGTVTR
- a CDS encoding Crp/Fnr family transcriptional regulator, whose product is MNTNVWFFDDVNLFKILCPHKYPAYTKDHKLSTYKKSDYIYFEEDSANKIYLIDKGKVKIGHYTEDGEEIISAILTRGEIFGEKAILGDDKRNEFAQSIDNTTSICPVSKDTLFELMRDNISVSLKIYKFIGFRVKKLERRIQLLLFKDTKTRLLEFLDELCEDYGYDCETTGDKVIHHPYTQKDIASLIGTSRPTLNIILNELKNEKFLSFHRKEIRILKKVA
- the dnaJ gene encoding molecular chaperone DnaJ, whose protein sequence is MKEDYYKILGVDKSASSAEIKKAYRKMAIKYHPDKNPDDKTAEENFKKAAEAYEILGNPDKKARYDQFGHSAFEGGQGGFGGGGMNMEDIFSQFGDIFGGAFGGGGGFSGFGGGGRSRGGTRVKGSNLRIRVKLTLEEIVNGVEKKVKVKRLVKAKGVTYKTCNTCNGQGQVTRVTNTILGRMQTATTCPTCQGAGEMIDSRPSGSNAQGLVEKEESVSIKIPPGVVDGVQLKVSGKGNEAPGNSVSGDLLVVIQEIPHDKLKREGNNLHYDMYISIPEAVLGESKEIDTLTGKVRIKIEAGTQSGKILRLRGKGLPSLEGYGKGDLLIHVNVWTPKSLSKDQKAFFETMKDDEHFAPIPTNSDKSFFEKVKDMFS
- a CDS encoding nucleotide exchange factor GrpE, giving the protein MSTEEKKNQEDIQDTEQLQEEQAEANENIEQEEEKPTTEELIQQEKDKYLRLFAEFENYKKRTSRERIELFKTANQEVMTALLPVLDDFERALTHIEDDKEAEELRKGVLLIYQKLVKTLEQKGLAKMKVKKGDKFDAEIHEAITQIPAPSKKLKGKVIDVTEKGYKLGEKIIRYPKVVIGQ
- the murA gene encoding UDP-N-acetylglucosamine 1-carboxyvinyltransferase — encoded protein: MGTFKIEGGHKLKGEITPQGAKNEALQILCAVLLTPEKVTISNIPDIVDVNKLINLLENFGVKIQKNGQGSYTFQADDINLKYLESERFRVDGAGLRGSIMIVGPLLARFGKGYIPKPGGDKIGRRRLDTHFEGFMKLGAKFRFNKEDHFYGVEAKTLKGAYMLLDEASVTGTANIVMAAVLAEGKTTIYNAACEPYLQQLCKMLNRMGAKITGLGSNMLHIEGVKSLGGTTHKMLPDMIEIGSWIGLAAMTKSELTIKGVSWDDLGVIPNVFRKLGITVERQGEDIHIPEHKDGYTVQNYIDGSILTVSDAPWPGFTPDLLSIILTVATQANGSLLIHQKMFESRLFFVDKLIDMGAKIILCDPHRATVIGHNFESDLKATTMTSPDIRAGVSLLIAALSAKGTSTIHNIEQIDRGYERIDERLQAIGAKIIRVE
- a CDS encoding DUF4290 domain-containing protein, yielding MIDYDLEYNSEREHLIIPEYGRHVQKLVNHCVQLEPKEKRNEMANAIIDVMGNLQPHLRDVPDFKHKLWDQLFIMSDFKLDADSPYPTPSKEELSAHPEKLNYPKSASKYKFYGHNIQTMIDTALTWEDGELKEALVFTIANHMKKCYLNWNKDTVEDIIIFKHLKELSGGKIDLSIEDETLSESKNLLRKKPSNKSKNKNNSNKGRRKR
- a CDS encoding ATP-dependent helicase, producing MTNYLNQLNEAQKEAVLHKDGAMIIIAGAGSGKTRVLTYRIAHLMNQGVDAFSILALTFTNKAAREMKNRIARMVGDSEAKNLWMGTFHSVFARILRSEADKLGFPRNFTIYDTQDSVRLILSIIKEMQLDKDRYKPKQVFSRISSFKNSLITVKAYYNNSELQETDKMANRPKIGEIYHQYVERCFKAGAMDFDDLLLRTNELLTRFPDVLAKYQDRFRYIMVDEYQDTNHSQYLIVRALADRFQNICVVGDDSQSIYAFRGANIQNILNFQRDYEEVKIFKLEQNYRSTSNIVQAANSVIDKNKTKLDKEIWTDNVKGEKVKIMRTLSEGEEGRFVANSIFENKMNHQLKNESFAVLYRTNSQSRAIEDALRKKDIKYRIYGGLSFYQRKEIKDVLSYLRLIVNPNDEEALKRVINYPARGVGQTTVERLSVAANHYEKSIFEILESLDKVDIKINGGTKLKLQNFVTMIKSFQIEAQTKNAFEIADFVVKQTKIIKELEKDAAPEAVSRVENVQELLNGVKDFIDEQNEESEDGEERRTDISLAYFLEDVALATDLDNEKDKHVDSVSLMTVHMAKGLEFQYVYIVGLEENLFPSAMSMNTRSELEEERRLFYVALTRAEKQAYLSYAHSRYRWGKLVDCEPSRFLEEIDDKYIDFMVPKVSPNINKFINEDIFGDVPKDKVRFKKPVQRNTIKPKSKQKSTPDTIQISTPKNLKKVSNISQNLFDSNITVGNVVEHTKFGKGEVINLEGVGSNKKAEINFDSVGNKKLLLQFAKLKILG